Proteins from a genomic interval of Hornefia porci:
- a CDS encoding sensor histidine kinase translates to MTIRKRLILSNLLMILLPAAMALAASVVIGDIFEHRMDGLEEIFEEGHLDIGDFEDLKTSLLALAGGIAVIFIGAVILISVILTGIISRSIIRPLEELREGARRIGNGDLDAEITYSKNNEIGEVCRDFNEMRIRLKQSVEERIRYDQYRREMISGISHDLRTPLTSIRGYVEGLRDGIADTDEKRERYYAAIQRRTSDLESLVETLSLFSRLENSSFHYNLQRTGLGTYISSLIDDYLSGAERDRINILYKAQSPEPVAMIDPREMKRLFVNLFENSLRYSQKDLVTVSVDVRSDGQSALITVSDDGPGVPEDELERIFDSFYRGDKARTNAGEGSGLGLSIVRSIAEGHGGSVRAFNRDGLSIEIELPAVR, encoded by the coding sequence ATGACAATCAGGAAACGACTGATTCTTTCCAATTTGCTGATGATCCTGCTGCCGGCTGCCATGGCGCTGGCTGCTTCTGTGGTAATCGGAGATATATTTGAGCACCGGATGGACGGGCTCGAAGAAATTTTCGAGGAGGGGCATCTGGATATCGGAGATTTTGAGGATCTGAAAACATCGCTGCTTGCGCTTGCCGGCGGAATTGCGGTGATTTTCATCGGCGCAGTTATTCTGATCAGCGTTATTCTGACCGGAATCATAAGCCGCTCCATCATCCGTCCGCTTGAGGAACTCCGGGAAGGCGCGCGACGCATAGGAAACGGAGATCTGGATGCAGAGATCACCTACAGCAAAAACAATGAAATCGGCGAAGTGTGCAGGGATTTCAATGAGATGCGCATCCGTCTGAAGCAGTCGGTAGAGGAACGGATCCGATACGATCAGTACAGACGTGAGATGATCAGTGGAATCTCTCACGATCTCCGCACGCCTCTGACCTCCATCCGCGGCTACGTCGAGGGTCTGCGGGACGGCATTGCAGATACAGATGAAAAGCGGGAGCGTTACTATGCGGCGATACAGCGGCGCACCTCCGACCTGGAATCATTAGTCGAGACCCTTTCTTTGTTCAGCAGGCTGGAAAATTCATCCTTTCATTACAACCTGCAGAGAACCGGGCTCGGCACGTACATTTCCTCCCTGATCGACGACTATCTGAGCGGCGCAGAGCGCGACCGGATAAATATTTTGTACAAAGCGCAGTCCCCCGAACCTGTGGCCATGATTGATCCCCGGGAAATGAAGCGGCTTTTCGTCAATCTCTTTGAAAACAGCCTGCGATACAGCCAGAAGGACTTAGTCACCGTCAGCGTGGATGTCCGTTCGGACGGTCAGTCGGCGCTTATCACAGTTTCCGACGACGGCCCCGGCGTTCCGGAAGACGAGCTTGAGAGAATATTCGACAGCTTCTACCGGGGCGACAAAGCCAGAACCAACGCCGGCGAAGGCAGCGGCCTGGGGCTCTCCATCGTGAGGAGCATCGCGGAGGGGCACGGCGGCAGTGTGCGCGCCTTCAACCGGGACGGCCTGAGCATTGAAATCGAGCTGCCGGCTGTGCGCTGA
- a CDS encoding PepSY domain-containing protein — protein MEDKNKKKGISGKLTMTEARSFIGRHKRLMTAAAAFVIIAAITLPVANYALERYEDKLEARYETKLNAQAAGQTDTLKTTATDAQTSPTRLTDDNNDPEDAQEQRALAELAKKAGCTESEALSVLKKHLNLKDSADIVSDGLEEENGALFYEFKYLDTKGVVHSYMVNASTRAVVEEMDEDHDDRNDIDDDRYEYDD, from the coding sequence ATGGAGGATAAGAATAAGAAGAAGGGAATTTCCGGGAAACTGACAATGACTGAGGCGCGGAGTTTTATCGGCAGGCACAAAAGACTGATGACTGCCGCCGCCGCATTCGTCATAATCGCGGCGATCACACTGCCCGTTGCCAATTACGCGCTGGAGCGTTATGAAGACAAGCTGGAGGCACGGTATGAAACAAAACTGAATGCGCAGGCCGCCGGTCAGACGGATACTCTGAAGACAACAGCGACAGACGCTCAAACCTCCCCGACCCGACTCACGGATGACAACAACGATCCGGAAGACGCTCAGGAGCAGCGCGCACTTGCCGAGCTTGCGAAAAAAGCCGGCTGCACGGAAAGCGAAGCTCTGTCGGTGCTCAAAAAGCATCTGAATCTCAAGGACAGCGCGGACATCGTGTCAGACGGACTGGAAGAAGAAAACGGCGCGCTCTTTTACGAATTCAAATACCTCGATACAAAGGGAGTCGTGCACAGTTATATGGTGAATGCTTCCACCAGGGCAGTCGTTGAAGAAATGGACGAGGACCATGACGACCGGAACGACATCGACGACGACCGCTATGAATACGACGACTGA
- a CDS encoding phosphopentomutase, whose product MKRVILMIMDSMGVGEEPDAPAYGDAGANTFLHAAENTEGFRIPNLQKLGLGNIENAGGGNFVLPKEKITGSFGRMREMSRGKDTITGHWEICGIETLTPFKTYPDGFPKEFIEKFEAAIGTEVLGNYPASGTVIIEELGDEHEATGKPIVYTSADSVFQIAANTDVIPLERLYEICETARGMLVGDWACGRVIARPYIRRDGKRIRTADRRDYAVAPPEPTLLDKVSAAGQTVYAVGKIHDIFDGQGCTVSVHTDGNMDGVDKTLEAMKEDFGGLIFTNLVDFDSLYGHRRNPSGYGRAIMDFDKRIPEILAAMKEEDILVITADHGNDPVHSGFDHTREYVPVLICGAGVRAGVDIGTRKTFADCGRTIAEYLGVEKTAMGESFLKDITE is encoded by the coding sequence ATGAAGAGAGTCATACTGATGATTATGGACAGCATGGGAGTAGGAGAGGAACCGGACGCGCCGGCGTACGGAGACGCCGGTGCGAACACCTTTCTACACGCCGCGGAGAATACGGAAGGCTTCCGTATCCCGAACCTGCAGAAGCTGGGACTTGGGAACATCGAAAACGCCGGAGGCGGGAATTTTGTACTCCCGAAAGAAAAAATCACAGGCTCCTTCGGGCGCATGCGCGAGATGTCCCGGGGGAAGGACACCATCACAGGACATTGGGAAATCTGCGGCATCGAGACGCTGACGCCGTTCAAGACCTATCCGGACGGATTTCCGAAGGAATTTATTGAGAAGTTCGAGGCGGCCATCGGAACGGAGGTGCTGGGAAACTATCCGGCTTCCGGAACAGTCATCATCGAGGAGCTGGGCGATGAGCACGAGGCTACAGGAAAACCCATCGTCTATACGTCCGCGGACAGTGTCTTTCAGATCGCGGCGAACACGGATGTGATTCCGCTGGAACGGCTGTATGAAATCTGTGAAACCGCCCGGGGAATGCTGGTGGGAGACTGGGCCTGCGGCAGAGTGATCGCCCGGCCGTACATCCGCAGAGACGGAAAGCGGATCCGCACCGCGGACCGAAGAGATTATGCGGTGGCGCCGCCTGAGCCCACGCTGCTGGACAAGGTATCCGCGGCAGGGCAGACGGTATATGCGGTCGGGAAGATTCACGATATTTTCGACGGCCAGGGCTGTACAGTCTCCGTTCACACCGACGGAAACATGGACGGCGTGGACAAAACCCTGGAGGCAATGAAGGAGGACTTCGGCGGATTGATCTTCACGAACCTGGTGGATTTTGATTCTTTATACGGGCACCGCCGGAACCCTTCCGGATACGGACGCGCGATTATGGACTTTGACAAACGGATTCCGGAAATTCTGGCGGCGATGAAGGAGGAGGACATTCTCGTGATTACCGCGGACCACGGAAACGATCCGGTTCACAGCGGCTTCGACCACACGCGGGAATATGTGCCGGTTCTGATCTGCGGCGCAGGCGTGCGTGCGGGCGTGGACATCGGAACCAGAAAAACCTTCGCAGACTGCGGCCGGACCATCGCCGAATATCTGGGCGTGGAGAAAACCGCTATGGGCGAGAGTTTTCTGAAGGATATAACTGAGTAA
- a CDS encoding response regulator transcription factor: MKKILIAEDDELIAALERDYLEAAEFEVVIASDGFEGMRLATEEEYALILLDVMLPGPSGFDICREVRRNKNTPIIMVTARKEDVDKIRGLGLGADDYIIKPFSPSEMVARVRAHIRIHERLLSEAREPVKTQVIEVGGLKIDTLSHRVFVNGSEVALTNKEYELLCFLASNPNIVFSKDALFDRIWGMDACGDTSTVTVHINRIREKIEEDTANPRYIETVWGAGYRFTIL, translated from the coding sequence ATGAAGAAAATACTGATTGCAGAAGACGATGAACTGATTGCGGCGCTGGAGCGGGATTATCTTGAAGCCGCGGAATTTGAGGTGGTCATCGCATCCGACGGATTCGAGGGCATGCGCCTGGCGACGGAGGAGGAATACGCGCTGATCCTGCTTGACGTCATGCTCCCCGGCCCCAGCGGTTTTGACATCTGCCGTGAGGTGCGCAGGAACAAAAACACACCGATCATCATGGTGACAGCAAGGAAAGAAGACGTTGACAAAATTCGTGGACTCGGTCTAGGCGCGGACGATTACATAATCAAGCCGTTCAGCCCCTCTGAAATGGTGGCAAGAGTCCGGGCGCACATTCGGATACACGAAAGACTGCTCAGCGAGGCGCGCGAGCCGGTGAAAACGCAGGTCATTGAGGTCGGCGGACTGAAAATCGATACACTTTCCCACCGTGTCTTTGTAAACGGCTCGGAGGTCGCTCTGACGAACAAAGAATACGAACTGCTTTGTTTCCTCGCATCAAACCCGAACATCGTGTTTTCGAAGGACGCCCTGTTCGACCGGATCTGGGGCATGGACGCCTGCGGGGACACCTCTACCGTGACGGTTCACATCAACAGAATCCGGGAAAAAATCGAAGAGGACACTGCAAACCCCCGTTACATCGAGACCGTCTGGGGCGCCGGATATCGATTTACAATTCTGTAA
- a CDS encoding pyrimidine-nucleoside phosphorylase, with product MDMQDIIIRKRDGGALSPAEIRFFVDGYVREEIPDYQASALLMAIYFQGLDRGETMELTEAMRRSGDTVDLSAVPGIKVDKHSTGGVGDKTTLIVGPIAAACGVPVAKMSGRGLGFTGGTVDKLESIPGLRTTLEPEAFMKQVRETGIALIGQSGHITPADKKLYALRDVTGTVENMSLIASSIMSKKLAAGSDAIVLDVKCGRGAFMKSQEDARRLAQIMVDIGADAGRRTIAMITDMSQPLGDAVGNALEVQEAIHVLRGEGPEDITELSVEIAGAMIYLGGRVRTYEEGAYVARQALVSGAGLEKFRALITAQGGDPLVCDDPSILTVSPSECDVIAQETGYIRQIDAEQIGIASQHSGAGRATKEDSIDPGAGILLHVKVGDHVSKGDVLASVFSSGRKKADAAAAQARKAYIIDKKKPEKPTLIKEIIGK from the coding sequence ATGGATATGCAGGATATTATCATCAGGAAGCGGGACGGCGGCGCGCTGTCACCGGCGGAAATCAGATTTTTCGTAGACGGATATGTCCGTGAGGAAATTCCGGATTATCAGGCTTCCGCACTGCTGATGGCAATTTATTTTCAGGGACTTGACCGCGGAGAAACAATGGAGCTGACTGAGGCGATGCGGCGCTCCGGGGATACGGTGGATCTTTCCGCTGTTCCGGGAATTAAAGTTGACAAGCACTCCACGGGAGGAGTGGGGGACAAAACCACGCTGATCGTCGGTCCGATCGCCGCGGCCTGCGGCGTGCCTGTCGCCAAGATGAGCGGACGCGGTCTCGGATTTACCGGAGGAACGGTGGATAAGCTGGAATCCATTCCGGGGCTTCGGACGACGTTGGAGCCGGAGGCGTTCATGAAGCAGGTGCGGGAAACGGGGATCGCGCTGATCGGGCAGTCGGGACATATCACGCCGGCGGACAAAAAACTGTACGCCCTGCGCGATGTGACAGGCACGGTGGAAAACATGAGCCTGATCGCGTCCTCCATTATGAGCAAAAAACTGGCTGCCGGCAGCGACGCCATCGTTCTGGATGTGAAGTGCGGGAGAGGGGCGTTTATGAAATCGCAGGAGGACGCCCGCAGGCTTGCGCAGATTATGGTGGATATCGGCGCTGACGCCGGGCGCCGGACGATCGCGATGATTACGGATATGAGTCAGCCGCTGGGTGACGCGGTAGGAAACGCGCTGGAGGTGCAGGAGGCCATTCATGTGCTGCGCGGCGAAGGTCCGGAGGATATCACGGAGCTTTCTGTGGAGATCGCCGGTGCCATGATTTATCTGGGCGGCCGGGTCAGGACCTATGAAGAGGGAGCGTATGTGGCCAGGCAGGCTCTGGTGAGCGGCGCCGGACTGGAGAAATTCCGTGCGCTGATCACGGCTCAGGGGGGCGATCCGCTGGTGTGTGACGATCCCTCGATTCTGACTGTGAGTCCGTCCGAGTGCGACGTTATCGCACAGGAAACCGGATACATCCGGCAGATCGACGCAGAGCAGATCGGCATCGCTTCACAGCATTCCGGCGCGGGCCGGGCGACAAAGGAAGACAGCATCGATCCCGGTGCGGGAATTCTGCTTCATGTGAAGGTAGGGGATCACGTGTCGAAAGGGGACGTTCTCGCGTCTGTCTTCAGCAGCGGCCGCAAGAAGGCGGATGCTGCGGCCGCGCAGGCCCGGAAGGCCTACATCATCGATAAGAAAAAACCGGAAAAACCGACGCTGATAAAGGAAATCATCGGGAAATAA
- a CDS encoding alanine/glycine:cation symporter family protein: MLDSLASTLNGFLWAPALVYLALGVGIFLSVGMKFPQFRLIKDMVHQLVRGGSSENGVSSFQGFAMALGGRVGTGNIAGVASAIGTGGPGAVFWMWMIALVSAGSAFSESALAQVYKRKVLNQYRGGPAYYIEKGLKAKPLAIIFACATILAMTVTGPTVQANAISTAFKGLNLNISPLVVGVVIFVLFLLVTIGGLKRIGSFASYVVPIMAIVYIVLAIIILVANAKQIGPMFALIFRSAFNQEALFGGIFGQCVMMGVKRGIYSNEAGWGSGAHAAATAEVSHPAKQGLAQAFSVYVDTLMVCTATALMILSTGCYNVLALDGKSFIVENLPGVEAGPGYVQRAIDTLIPGFGAPFITIAIFFFAFTTLLSFAVYADANIQYIMSAVSDKAKRYAYFIGVIIIATLSLFASMKDMTTAWNYADVGVGIMCWLNLPVLALMAPKSFRLLKDYEYQKHLGLDPVFIPEDIGFDNCELWDEIVEEKYSDLKAAKRAAESKTGVTEAEAIK, encoded by the coding sequence ATGTTAGACAGCTTAGCAAGTACATTGAACGGCTTTCTGTGGGCTCCGGCACTTGTCTATCTCGCACTGGGCGTAGGCATTTTCCTGTCGGTCGGAATGAAGTTCCCGCAGTTCAGGCTGATCAAGGATATGGTGCATCAGCTTGTCAGGGGAGGATCCAGTGAAAACGGAGTTTCCTCTTTCCAGGGTTTTGCCATGGCGCTGGGAGGCAGAGTCGGTACCGGAAATATCGCCGGTGTGGCAAGTGCTATCGGAACCGGCGGTCCGGGCGCAGTATTCTGGATGTGGATGATCGCGCTTGTAAGTGCGGGTTCTGCGTTTTCCGAGTCGGCGCTGGCTCAGGTGTACAAAAGAAAGGTACTGAATCAGTACAGAGGCGGCCCGGCTTACTACATCGAAAAAGGACTGAAGGCGAAACCGCTGGCGATCATCTTTGCCTGTGCGACTATCCTGGCGATGACCGTTACAGGTCCGACCGTTCAGGCTAACGCGATTTCCACAGCATTCAAGGGTCTGAACCTCAATATCAGCCCGCTGGTTGTCGGCGTAGTGATCTTCGTACTGTTCCTGCTGGTTACTATCGGCGGACTGAAGAGAATCGGCTCCTTTGCATCGTATGTCGTGCCAATCATGGCGATTGTATATATCGTACTTGCGATTATCATTCTGGTTGCGAACGCAAAACAGATCGGACCGATGTTCGCACTGATTTTCCGCTCCGCATTCAATCAGGAAGCTTTGTTCGGAGGAATCTTCGGGCAGTGCGTCATGATGGGCGTTAAAAGAGGAATCTACTCCAACGAAGCGGGCTGGGGCTCCGGTGCGCACGCTGCAGCTACGGCTGAGGTTTCTCATCCTGCCAAGCAGGGACTGGCGCAGGCGTTCTCCGTTTACGTTGATACGCTGATGGTCTGCACCGCAACCGCGCTGATGATTTTGTCCACCGGATGCTACAACGTTCTGGCGCTGGATGGAAAGAGCTTCATCGTCGAAAATCTTCCCGGCGTAGAAGCAGGTCCCGGTTATGTTCAGAGAGCGATTGATACCCTGATTCCGGGATTCGGAGCACCGTTCATCACCATTGCAATCTTCTTCTTCGCGTTCACAACGCTGCTGTCTTTCGCAGTCTATGCGGATGCGAACATCCAGTATATCATGAGTGCAGTTTCCGATAAGGCAAAGAGATATGCATACTTCATCGGCGTTATCATCATCGCTACTTTGTCGCTGTTCGCATCCATGAAGGATATGACGACGGCGTGGAACTATGCGGACGTCGGTGTAGGAATCATGTGCTGGCTCAACCTGCCGGTGCTGGCACTGATGGCACCAAAGTCCTTCAGGCTTCTGAAGGATTACGAATACCAGAAGCATCTGGGTCTGGATCCTGTCTTCATTCCGGAGGATATCGGGTTCGACAACTGCGAACTCTGGGATGAGATTGTCGAGGAGAAGTATTCTGATCTGAAAGCGGCCAAGAGAGCGGCGGAATCCAAAACCGGCGTTACCGAGGCAGAGGCGATTAAATAA